From a single Lactococcus carnosus genomic region:
- a CDS encoding pseudouridine synthase, whose amino-acid sequence MRINKYLAQAGVASRRKAEDLIKAGDVTVNGKIMTDLAYQVKSGDAVEVKQTQIYKEEPVYYILNKPRGVISSVSDEKDRKTVLDFFRHIPERIYPVGRLDWDTSGLLLLTNDGDFSNLMTHPSHQIEKVYIAKVEGQANKENLRPLTQGVKIDGRKTKPAIYHIIKQDVSTKKSVVQLTIHEGRNHQVKKMFEAVGLPVLKLSRVQYGTLDLTGLQPGEFRRLSKKEVSQLVNSAKS is encoded by the coding sequence ATGAGAATTAATAAATATTTAGCCCAAGCGGGCGTTGCAAGTCGTCGAAAAGCAGAAGACTTAATCAAAGCTGGTGATGTAACAGTTAATGGTAAGATCATGACTGACTTAGCTTACCAAGTTAAGTCAGGTGATGCAGTTGAAGTGAAACAAACACAGATCTATAAAGAAGAACCCGTTTATTATATCCTTAATAAACCACGTGGGGTTATTTCGTCAGTTTCTGATGAAAAAGATCGTAAAACAGTTTTAGACTTTTTCCGTCATATTCCTGAGAGAATTTATCCCGTCGGCAGACTGGATTGGGATACAAGTGGGCTATTACTCCTAACAAATGATGGTGACTTTTCAAATTTGATGACTCACCCAAGTCACCAAATCGAAAAAGTCTATATAGCAAAAGTTGAAGGACAAGCCAACAAAGAAAATCTTCGGCCATTAACGCAAGGTGTTAAAATAGATGGTAGAAAAACAAAACCTGCTATCTACCATATTATTAAGCAAGATGTCTCAACTAAAAAATCAGTTGTACAACTGACGATCCATGAAGGACGGAACCATCAGGTTAAAAAGATGTTTGAAGCTGTTGGCTTACCTGTGCTAAAACTTTCACGTGTTCAGTATGGCACCTTAGATTTGACTGGCCTACAACCTGGCGAGTTTCGTAGACTATCTAAAAAAGAAGTCAGTCAACTTGTCAATAGTGCGAAATCGTAA
- the rplJ gene encoding 50S ribosomal protein L10, whose translation MSEATIAKKAELVDVVAQKFADASGIVVADSRGLTVGQDTELRKQLREAGVEFKVIKNSILRRAAEKAGYADLTDQFVGPSAIAFSNEDAIAPAKILSDFAKTADKLEVKAGVIEGKVSSKEEIAAIASLPSREGLLSMLLSVLQAPVRNVAYAVKAVADKAEEAA comes from the coding sequence ATGAGTGAAGCTACAATCGCTAAAAAAGCTGAGTTAGTTGACGTTGTTGCCCAAAAATTTGCAGATGCTTCTGGTATCGTCGTTGCAGATTCTCGTGGACTTACAGTTGGACAAGACACTGAATTACGTAAACAATTACGTGAAGCAGGTGTTGAATTCAAAGTCATCAAAAACTCAATCTTGCGTCGTGCTGCTGAAAAAGCTGGTTATGCAGACCTTACGGATCAATTCGTAGGACCATCTGCTATCGCCTTTTCAAATGAAGATGCAATTGCACCAGCAAAAATCTTATCAGATTTTGCTAAAACTGCTGACAAACTCGAAGTTAAGGCTGGCGTTATCGAAGGCAAAGTATCTTCTAAAGAAGAAATTGCTGCTATCGCATCACTTCCAAGCCGCGAAGGATTGCTTTCTATGCTCCTTTCAGTACTTCAAGCACCAGTTCGCAATGTCGCATACGCTGTCAAAGCAGTTGCCGACAAAGCAGAAGAAGCAGCTTAA
- a CDS encoding ECF transporter S component: protein MTNSLRTRKLVLIAMLAAISFILMIFPQFPLLPGADFLKIEFSILPILVGLYLFDLPAALTILVIRSLLKLLLNNEGVNTWVGLPLNIVAVGSFVMVFALFFKRNASTKTYVAGSILATATMTVAMMFVNFVYAVPLYAKFAHFDINQIFGTWHYLLAIVLPFNLIQGVIFAISFAIIFVALKSILDRLTKKK, encoded by the coding sequence ATGACAAACTCACTTCGCACACGTAAGCTAGTATTAATTGCTATGCTCGCGGCTATTTCATTCATCTTGATGATCTTCCCACAATTTCCATTATTACCGGGGGCTGATTTTTTAAAGATTGAATTTTCAATTTTACCTATTTTAGTAGGCTTATATCTATTTGATTTACCTGCTGCATTGACGATTCTTGTCATCCGCTCACTTTTAAAGTTATTACTGAATAACGAGGGCGTTAATACTTGGGTTGGCTTGCCACTTAATATAGTGGCTGTCGGTTCATTTGTTATGGTTTTTGCACTTTTTTTCAAAAGAAACGCATCTACTAAGACCTATGTTGCTGGCAGTATCCTTGCAACAGCTACCATGACAGTCGCGATGATGTTCGTAAATTTTGTCTACGCTGTTCCCTTATATGCTAAATTTGCCCATTTTGATATTAATCAAATATTTGGCACTTGGCATTATCTGCTCGCGATTGTCTTACCCTTTAACTTGATTCAAGGTGTGATATTTGCGATCAGCTTTGCCATTATCTTTGTGGCACTAAAATCAATTTTAGATAGATTAACCAAAAAAAAATAA
- the rplL gene encoding 50S ribosomal protein L7/L12, which translates to MALNIENIVAELETATILELSELVKAIEEKFDVSAAAPVAAAGPAAAAEEQTEFDVELTAAGDKKVATIKAVREATGLGLKEAKDLVDSAPVVIKEGLSKADAEAIVEAIGAAGGSAGLK; encoded by the coding sequence ATGGCATTGAACATTGAAAACATCGTTGCTGAACTTGAAACAGCAACTATTCTTGAACTTTCTGAGCTTGTAAAAGCAATCGAAGAAAAATTTGACGTATCTGCAGCAGCTCCAGTAGCAGCAGCAGGCCCTGCAGCAGCAGCTGAAGAGCAAACTGAATTTGACGTTGAGTTGACAGCAGCTGGCGACAAAAAAGTTGCGACTATCAAAGCAGTTCGCGAAGCTACTGGTCTTGGACTTAAAGAAGCTAAAGATCTTGTTGACAGCGCTCCAGTTGTTATCAAAGAAGGTCTTTCAAAAGCTGATGCTGAAGCTATCGTTGAAGCTATCGGCGCTGCTGGTGGTTCTGCTGGTCTTAAATAA
- the brnQ gene encoding branched-chain amino acid transport system II carrier protein, with protein sequence MEKKLKISDYLLIASMLFGLFFGAGNLIFPLHMGQEAGSAIFQANIGFLITGIGLPFLGIIAVGLSRTSGVFEMASRIHRAYAYVFTILLYLVIGPLFALPRLATTSFEIGFSSVLSADVQKPALAVFCVLFFFSAWWFAKKPSKILDYIGKFLNPIFLILLGFLLIIAFIRPMGSSTDAAVGQAFQASPFVTGFTQGYNTLDALAALAFGIIIVTTIKQRGVTNPKTIAIDTIKSGVISVLLMGIIYTCLSYLGAMSVAKFKVSENGGIALAQIAHYYLGTFGMIILALIIVIACLKTAVGLITAFSETFVELFPKRSYGFFAITVSVLPCLFANVGLTNLISLSVPVLMFIYPLAITLILLSLFSPLFKHASRVYRVTTVFTAIAALFDGLNAIPFPDHAQNIIISMVDFAKAFIPLFSIGMGWLVPALIGFIIGLIWEFLANKIKPSTALK encoded by the coding sequence ATGGAAAAAAAGCTAAAGATTAGTGATTATCTACTGATTGCATCGATGTTATTTGGGCTGTTTTTTGGTGCTGGAAATTTAATTTTTCCACTTCATATGGGACAAGAAGCGGGATCGGCAATTTTTCAAGCCAATATTGGCTTCTTAATTACTGGCATTGGCTTACCTTTCTTAGGGATTATTGCAGTTGGTTTATCCAGAACATCGGGTGTCTTTGAGATGGCATCCCGAATTCATCGTGCTTATGCCTATGTCTTCACTATCTTATTATATTTAGTCATCGGCCCATTATTTGCTTTGCCTCGTCTTGCAACAACCTCCTTTGAAATCGGTTTTTCATCAGTGCTATCAGCAGATGTACAGAAACCAGCCCTGGCAGTATTCTGCGTACTATTTTTCTTTAGTGCCTGGTGGTTTGCCAAAAAACCTTCAAAGATACTAGACTATATCGGAAAATTTTTGAATCCAATATTCTTAATCCTACTTGGCTTTTTATTAATTATTGCCTTTATTCGACCAATGGGATCTAGTACAGATGCAGCAGTTGGACAAGCTTTTCAAGCTTCACCATTTGTTACAGGATTTACGCAAGGCTATAACACCTTGGATGCACTTGCAGCATTAGCATTCGGCATTATTATTGTAACGACAATTAAACAACGTGGCGTCACCAATCCTAAAACGATTGCCATTGATACAATCAAGTCAGGTGTGATCAGCGTCTTGTTAATGGGGATCATCTATACTTGCCTATCTTATCTGGGTGCCATGAGTGTTGCCAAATTCAAAGTTAGTGAAAATGGTGGCATTGCCTTAGCACAAATTGCCCATTACTACCTAGGGACGTTTGGTATGATCATTCTTGCCTTAATCATCGTGATCGCTTGTTTAAAAACAGCAGTAGGGCTGATAACAGCTTTCTCAGAAACCTTCGTTGAATTATTTCCTAAACGCTCTTATGGTTTCTTTGCTATCACAGTCAGTGTCCTACCTTGTTTATTTGCAAATGTTGGTCTAACAAACTTAATCAGTCTTTCCGTACCAGTCTTAATGTTTATCTATCCTTTAGCGATCACATTAATCTTGTTATCTCTATTTAGTCCATTATTTAAGCATGCAAGTCGGGTTTATCGCGTTACGACTGTATTTACGGCTATTGCAGCCTTATTTGACGGGTTGAATGCCATACCATTCCCTGATCATGCACAGAACATCATCATTTCTATGGTTGATTTCGCTAAGGCCTTTATTCCTTTATTCTCTATTGGGATGGGGTGGTTAGTACCAGCTTTGATTGGCTTTATCATCGGCCTTATTTGGGAATTCCTAGCCAATAAAATCAAACCCTCAACAGCATTAAAATAA